One window from the genome of Pyrus communis chromosome 16, drPyrComm1.1, whole genome shotgun sequence encodes:
- the LOC137719867 gene encoding uncharacterized protein — protein MAMQMAQYQARIEIEDVELFKAEAELVNSFMQSEHHGKSSHRGSVTGGSYMQRDREECHDRMMKYYFIERPRFPAHDFQRRFRMRRELFESILNTVVNHDHYFARRLDATGRQGLSPYQKLTSAFRMLVNGCSADSTDEYCRLA, from the coding sequence ATGGCAATGCAAATGGCACAATACCAAGCAAGGATTGAGATTGAGGATGTAGAATTGTTCAAAGCCGAAGCTGAACTTGTCAACTCGTTTATGCAATCTGAGCACCATGGCAAATCTAGCCATCGTGGTTCTGTCACGGGGGGTTCATATATGCAGCGTGATAGAGAAGAGTGTCATGACCGAATGATGAAATATTATTTCATCGAACGTCCGAGATTTCCTGCTCATGATTTTCAGAGGCGTTTTCGAATGAGGAGAGAGCTTTTTGAAAGCATCTTGAACACAGTTGTCAATCATGACCACTACTTTGCAAGGAGGCTAGATGCCACAGGCCGACAAGGTTTATCACCTTATCAAAAGCTCACATCTGCTTTTCGCATGCTAGTTAATGGGTGCTCTGCAGACTCAACTGACGAGTATTGCCGACTTGCATAA